A single region of the Gossypium arboreum isolate Shixiya-1 chromosome 12, ASM2569848v2, whole genome shotgun sequence genome encodes:
- the LOC108476976 gene encoding thaumatin-like protein — protein sequence MWRSIITFILFAFLFFPISATTITLYNKCSHPVWPGIQPSAGKPILARGGFKLPPNKAYSMNLPPLWSGRFWGRHGCSFDASGHGRCATGDCGGSLFCNGLGGTPPATLAEITLAQQQDFYDVSLVDGYNIAMSITPFKGAGKCSYAGCVSDLNLMCPVALQVRDNKQVVACKSACFAFNSPRYCCTGSFGSPQSCKPTAYSKIFKTACPKAYSYAYDDPTSIATCSRGNYLVTFCPHRR from the exons ATGTGGAGATCAATCATAACTTTCATTCTCTTCGCCtttcttttcttccctatttcAG CGACGACGATAACACTCTACAACAAATGCTCACATCCAGTATGGCCAGGGATTCAACCCAGCGCCGGCAAGCCAATTTTAGCCCGCGGTGGGTTCAAACTCCCACCAAACAAAGCCTACTCCATGAATCTACCTCCGTTATGGTCCGGTCGGTTCTGGGGTCGACACGGTTGTTCCTTTGACGCCTCGGGTCACGGCCGTTGCGCGACAGGTGACTGCGGCGGTTCCTTATTCTGCAACGGACTCGGCGGAACCCCACCCGCTACGTTAGCGGAAATCACCCTCGCCCAACAACAAGATTTCTACGACGTCAGTTTGGTGGATGGCTATAACATCGCTATGTCCATTACACCTTTCAAAGGCGCCGGTAAATGTAGCTACGCCGGGTGTGTTAGTGACTTGAATTTAATGTGCCCCGTCGCGTTACAAGTGAGGGATAATAAACAAGTGGTGGCTTGTAAAAGCGCTTGTTTCGCTTTTAATTCACCGAGATATTGTTGTACCGGCAGCTTCGGCAGTCCTCAGTCGTGTAAACCGACGGCGTATTCGAAGATTTTCAAGACTGCTTGTCCTAAAGCTTATTCTTATGCTTACGATGATCCGACCAGTATTGCTACTTGCTCTCGCGGCAACTATTTGGTCACTTTTTGCCCACACCGCCGCTAG